The following nucleotide sequence is from Nocardioides eburneiflavus.
TCGAAGAGGTGGATCTTGCGGGCGTCGACCCAGATCGTGGCCTCGTCACCCTCCGCGATCCGGCTCGCCCCGTCGAGGGAGACCACCAGCTGCGTACGCAGGGACTCGCCGTCGAGGTCCTTCTCGAGCTGGGCGAGCTGCTTGCGCACCTCGTCGGGCGCCTCGAACGGGATGTAGGCGTACGCCTCGTTGCCGAGCCACTCCACGACGTCGACGGTGGCCTTGAACGTCGCCTCGTCGCTGACCTTGTCGCCGTCGACGACGGAGGCGTCCTCGAAGTGGTCGGGCCGGATGCCGGCGATCAGCAGCCCCTTGCCCTGGGCCCGGGCGGCCTTGTCCTCCGGGATGGTCAGCGTGCCGAACGGGAGCTCCACCTTGTCGCCCTCGACCTTGGCCGGCAGGAAGTTCATCGGCGGGGAGCCGATGAAGCCGGCGACGAAGAGGTTGGCCGGGTTCTCGTAGAGCTCGCGCGGGGTCGCGTGCTGCTGCAGGACACCCCGCTTGAGCACGGCGACCCGGTCGCCCAGCGTCATCGCCTCGGTCTGGTCGTGGGTGACGTAGACCGTGGTGATGCCCAGCCGCTTCTGCAGGCGCGAGATCTCCGTCCGCATCTGCCCACGCAGCTTGGCGTCGAGGTTGGACAGCGGCTCGTCGAACAGGAACGCCTCGGCGTCGCGCACGATCGCGCGACCCATCGCCACGCGCTGGCGCTGGCCGCCCGACAGGTTGCCGGGCTTGCGCTCGAGGTGCTCGTCGAGCTCGAGGGTCTTCGAGGCCTCGCGCACCTTCTCGTCGACCTCGGAGTCCGGCTTGTTGGCCAGCCGCAGCGGGAACGCGATGTTCTCGTAGACGGTGAGGTGCGGGTAGAGCGCGTAGTTCTGGAAGACCATCGACAGGTTGCGGTCACGCGGGGCGAGGTCGTTGACCTTCTTCCCCCCGATGACCATGTCGCCGTCGGTGATGTCCTCCAGTCCGACGATCATCCGCAGGAGCGTGGACTTGCCGCACCCCGACGGTCCGACGAGGATCAGGAACTCGCCGTCCTCCACGTCGATGCTCACGTCGTTGACGGCCGGGAAGCCGTCGCCGTACTGCTTGACGATGTTCTTCATCTCGATGGCAGCCATGAGCTGATCACCCCTTCACTGCGCCGGAGGTGAGGCCGGCGACGATCTTGCGCTGGAACAGCAGGACGATGACGATGATCGGGACGGTGACCACCACGGAGGCGGCGGCCAGCGTGCCGTACGGCGGGTTGAACGGGTCGGGCCCGACGAAGAACGAGAGCTGGGCCGGCACGGTGCGCGACCCGGTGGTCGACGTCAGCGAGATGGCCAGCACGAACTCGTTCCAGGCGAAGAAGAAGGTCAGGATCGCCGCCGTGAACACGCCGGGTGCGGCGAGCGGGACGATGACCTTGCGGAACGCCTGCCAGGACGTGGCCCCGTCGACCTGGGCCGCCTGCTCCATCTCCCACGGGATCTCGCGGAAGAACGCGGAGAGCGTCCAGATCGCCAGCGGCAGCGTGAACGTCATGTAGGGGATGATCAGGCCCGGCCAGGTGTTGAACAGGCCGACCGTGCGCCACATGTCGAAGAGCGGTCCGACCAGTGCGACCACCGGGAACATCGCGATCGCGAGCGCCATGGTCAGCACCACCCGCTTGCCCTTGAACTCCAGCCGGGCGATCGCGTAGGCCGCGAGCGTGGCGAAGATGACGGCCAGCACGGTGGCGATCAGCGAGATGAAGAAGGAGTTGCGCAGCGCGTCGATGAAGTCGCCCGCGGTCGCCTCCTGTCCCGGCGTGACCGAGCCGATGCCGAGGATGTCGCGGTAGTTCTGGAACGTCGGGTCCTTCGGCAGGAACTGGGCGCTCCCCGCACCGGTCTCGCCGGGGCCCTTGAAGGACAGCGAGATGATCCATGCCACGGGCAGGAGGCACCACACGAGGATCAGCACGAAGCCGACCCAGGTGCCCGCCGTGGTCTTGTTCGTGTTGCCTGCCATCAGCCCTCACCCCTCGCCTGGGCCAGGTCGACCCGGAAGACCTTCACGATTCCCCACGCCAGCAGCAGCACGCTGAGGAACAGCAGCACGCTGAGCGCCGAGCCGAGGCCCAGCTGCACCTGCTCGATGCTCTGGCGATAGGTCAGGAACGACACCGACTCGGTGTCCTGGGCGCCCTTCGTCATCACGAAGATGTTGTCGAAGATGCGGTAGGCGTCGAGCGCCCGGAAGAGCACCGCGACCATGATCGCCGCCCGCATGTTGGGCAGGATCACCTTGGTCAGGCGCTGCCACCACGTCGCCCCGTCGACCTTGGCCGCCTCGAGCATGTCCTCGGAGACCTGCGAGAGGCCGGCCAGGAGCAGCAGGGCCATGAACGGCGTGGTCTT
It contains:
- a CDS encoding carbohydrate ABC transporter permease, which codes for MAGNTNKTTAGTWVGFVLILVWCLLPVAWIISLSFKGPGETGAGSAQFLPKDPTFQNYRDILGIGSVTPGQEATAGDFIDALRNSFFISLIATVLAVIFATLAAYAIARLEFKGKRVVLTMALAIAMFPVVALVGPLFDMWRTVGLFNTWPGLIIPYMTFTLPLAIWTLSAFFREIPWEMEQAAQVDGATSWQAFRKVIVPLAAPGVFTAAILTFFFAWNEFVLAISLTSTTGSRTVPAQLSFFVGPDPFNPPYGTLAAASVVVTVPIIVIVLLFQRKIVAGLTSGAVKG
- a CDS encoding ABC transporter ATP-binding protein, translating into MAAIEMKNIVKQYGDGFPAVNDVSIDVEDGEFLILVGPSGCGKSTLLRMIVGLEDITDGDMVIGGKKVNDLAPRDRNLSMVFQNYALYPHLTVYENIAFPLRLANKPDSEVDEKVREASKTLELDEHLERKPGNLSGGQRQRVAMGRAIVRDAEAFLFDEPLSNLDAKLRGQMRTEISRLQKRLGITTVYVTHDQTEAMTLGDRVAVLKRGVLQQHATPRELYENPANLFVAGFIGSPPMNFLPAKVEGDKVELPFGTLTIPEDKAARAQGKGLLIAGIRPDHFEDASVVDGDKVSDEATFKATVDVVEWLGNEAYAYIPFEAPDEVRKQLAQLEKDLDGESLRTQLVVSLDGASRIAEGDEATIWVDARKIHLFDPATGENLTIDSDNAGIIPGGNAMAKAEEVGKEQDDVQPGADTASA